GCAAAACCAATCCCCGCCTGGCCCTCGCCATCACGATCATGTTCGCCTCCCTGGCAGGCGTTCCGCTGACGGCCGGCTTCTTCGCCAAAATGATCTCCTTCGTCCACGTCATCAACACGGGCCTGTACCTGAACTGGATGCTGCCCATCATGATCATCTGCGCCGCCGCAGGCTTCTATTATTACTTCAAGGTCATCCGTTCCATGTACTGGGACAAGCCGGAAGAAGGCATGGAAGCCGTACAGGTGCCCGTCATCTCCGGCGTGATGCTGGCGGCCTTCTCCGTCTTCATCGTGATCGGCGGCCTGATGCCCCTGTTCATCAACCCGATCCGTTAAAAAACCTCCTTCCGTTCATCATCCTGTAAAGGCCGCTTCCGCATCCTGCGGGGCGGCCTTTCCTTTCCTCCTCCGCCGGGAACGCCGCAGCCTTTTGAAGCGGCTGGAAGGAATGGAGCGGAAACGAATGAAATGTTTGACGGTCTTTCAGCCATAAAATTTTCATTGCCGGAAAAACCCGCGTCTTCTCCATCTTCAGACGGCGCACCATGCCGGAAAAACCCTGGAAAAAACGGAAAGACGTGAGAGATTGAATAAAACGAAAACGTAATTAGTCCGTACTAACCATGCACCGCGGAGCGCCCGAAGGGGCGTGCCCGGAGCAAACCGTCAACACCAATCATTCCCATGCGTCTTTTTTCCGCAACAGCCGTCGTCTGCGCCTCCCTGCTTGCCGCAGTATCATTCGTCCACGCCCAGTCTCCGGAAGTCCTGGCGAAGCGGCAGTGCCGCTCCGTGCATATCAGGCAGGACGGCCATCCGGCCCAGGCGGCCGCCCTGTACAACGAGGTGAAGGCCCGCACCTCCGTTCCCGGCACTTATTTCTGCGCCATGAACTTTGACGACGGCTACATCGGCTTCCAGGAACAGTCCAACGGCAGGAAAGTGATTATTTTTTCCATCTGGGACCCGGTTTCCCACGGAGACAACCCCAACAGCGTCCCGGAAGAAGAACGCACCAAGCTGCTGAAGCTGGGAGAAAACGCCAGGGCCGGACGCTTCGGCGGCGAGGGGACGGGCGGCCAGAGCTTTGTGGATTATCCCTGGGAAGTGGGGGAAAACATGCGCTTTCTCGTCTGCATCAAAAAAATGGGGCCGTTCAAGGAAATCAGCGGCTTTTACTTCAACAACAAGACCAACTCCTGGGACCTCATTTCCAAGTGGAAAACCCATTCCTCCAAGAAAGAACTTTCCTACTCCGTAGGGTTTGTGGAGGATTTCATGCGCAATTTTGAATCCGCCAAGAAAGCGCGCGGCGCGTTCTTCGGTCCCGGCTTTGCGTACAAGGACGGCAAATGGTTCCCCAGCACCGGCGTTACCTTTACGGGCGACCCCACCCCCTCCACCAACGTCATGGCGGAAATCCAGCCGAACGGTTCCGTCCTGCTCCAGACGGGCGGTGAAACGGTGATGACGGATTTCAAGCTGTTTGAAAGCCGACCCCTGCCTCAGGATGTAAAGCCTGTACCGCCCGGTGAAGACATTACCCGGCTCGTGCAGGAGCACACCAAATAATTATGTCCCTTACCGGCTGGCTTACGATGATTTTTTCCATCAGCGGCGTTCTGACCGCCGCTGTATGGGCCTATTATAAAGTGCTTTCCACTCCCCGGGAGACGGAACACCTGCTCAGCCCCACCCCGCCCCTGCCGGAAGACCCGGACCAGTAAACCAGTCCATACGGGAGAGCGAGGAACACGCAGTTTCCAAAAGCTCGGCGTCCATGCGCAGAGATTCGCAAAAGAGGGCTTCTCACATCCGTGAGGCGCCCTCTTCTTCCAACGGGAGAAGGACAAAGAGAGAAGGAGAAAAAAGAGGCCGTTTTACCCGTCCGAAGGAGGGAGGATGAAGCCCAGGCGGTCAATGCCGTATCTGGCGCATTCCTGCCACAGGGATTTTTCCAGGGCCTCCGCGGTATGGCGGCGCTCTTCCTCCGACATGTTCTCAAAGTATTCCGGCCCCAGGTGTTCGCTGATGGCCTTGTCCGCCATGCGCGTCACCAGGTCCGCCCAGAAGATGTTGTCCCGATATTCGTCCAGGCAGTCCTGGTAAAAGGCGTTTTCCTCATATTCCCGGGTGAAGGCGTAGGCTCCCAGATCCTCCGCATAGGCAATGTGCCCTTTCAGTCTGGGGGTTTCCGACAGGTCCTTCATCAGGCGGGAGATGAGCTTTCCCCACGCCACCAGGCCTCCCTCCGCTCCGTCCTGCTGGTTGGCGGCAGCTACGGCAGCGGCGGTTGAAAGCATTTCCGCCAGATGCCGCGCCTCTTCGTCGGATAATTTCAGAGTAACCGGCATGGGGTCAAATCAGTCCGAGTTTCATTTTCCCTTCCTCGCTCACCATTTCCTGGTTCCACGGAGGGTCCCAGACCATGTCCACATCCGCGGCCTCCACACCTTCCAGGGCTTCAATGCGGTCCTTGGCCTCCATCACCAGGTGGGGCCCCATGCCGCAGCCGGGGGCGGTGAGGGTCATCTTCACGGCCACGTGATGCAGGCCGTTTTCCAGTTCCGTCACGGTTACGTCGTAAATCAGGCCCAGGTCCACGATGTCCACGGGAATTTCTGGATCGTAAATGCATTTGAGCGTATCCCAGACGCGTTCCTCAAGCGTGGCGTTCTCGTCCAGTCCGACCGTTTCCGGGGAATTTTCCACGGGTTCGGCGCCCAGCGCGTCCGCGTCTTCCCTGGAAATGCGGGCCAGGCCGTAGTCCGTAGCCACGGTATAGGTGCCGCCCAGAATCTGGGTGATGTACACGCGCTCCCCTTCCGGCAGGGTAAGCACATCCCCGCTGGGGATCTGCACCGCCGTCACTTCTCTTTTGAGTTCTACTACCTGGTTCAGCATAAATCCTTGCGTTTAAAAGGCCGTCCGGCTGCGGACATGCGCAGCGCTCTGCGGAAGACGGCCGCAGCCGTCCGGTTCCGTCCGCGCACGGAAAACATACGGCGTATTTGCACTACCGTCTAGGTCAAATACTGTTCTGCCCCTGCCCGGAACATTCTTCATGACAGGAAAGCGCATGCCGCAATGTTTTGGAAAAGCCGCCGGAAGCGGAAAGCTTCGTACTTGCCTACCCGTATGAAAAGGTGTAAAAGGTCCGGGCTGTCCAGACTGCCGTCAGTCCGGGACCGGTGACACACGCATATTCAACATCATATTCCATGTTAGATTTTTTACGCAAACATACAATCGTCATCATGGCGGCCATGGCCCTGGTGTTCGTGGGCCTCATGTTCATCGGCGGGGACGTAAGCGGCGGTTCCCTGTCCGGCATGTTCAAGCAGACTTTCGTGACCGTGGACGGGAAGTCCTACGGAGAGAAGGATTACGTGAATATGGGTCAAACGGGCCGCAACCTGGCCTATTCCTTCTCTTCCAGCTTCGCTCCCCTGCTTCAGAACCACTTTGCCACGGAACAGGATTTGCGGAATATCTGCTACCTGATGAAGACCAATAATCCCAACGCCGCCTTCCTGGCCTACTGCGGCATCATCCGCCGGGAGGCGGAACGCCTGGGCCTCACCCCCAGCAATGCGGAGATTGACGAAGCCATCTGCAACATTCCGGAATTCCTGGATGACAAGGGCGTGTTCGATCCCAAGAAGTACGACGATTTCATTTCCATGCGCGGCAACCAGGGCAAGAAGCTCCAGGAAGAAATCCTGCGCGGCCTGATGGGAGACACCATGAGCTTGGTGCGCATTGAGGATGTCATCGCCGGCGGCGCTGCCGTGGAACCCAATTTTGCCCAGGCCGTGGCGGAATCTGAAAACCAGCAGATCACGGTCAACACCGCCTTCCTGGAAAAGAGCGCCTTCCGCCCCAAGACAGACCCCGGTGAAGAGGAAATCAAGACGTTCTGGGACAAGCACAAGGAGAACTACAGAAATGAGGAAGCCCGCTTCTTCACCGTATATACCTTCACTCCGGAAGGAGATGCCAAGGCTCCCAAGCCCGGCGATATTTCCAACGCCACCATGGAAACCATGAACTTGGTGGAAAACGACATCTGGGAACCCCTGAACGCCACCAACGGAAGAAACATGGACCAGACCATCGGCGAAGCCCTGGCCAAGACGCCCAACGTGTGCAAGATGGAGAAGAAAACCTATGCGGCCGTTACCCGCAAGAACGCGCCGGAAGAAATCAACCAGCCCATTAACCAGTCCGCTTCCGACGGACGCAGCGCCACCCTGCTGGACGTGGTCTTTTCCCTGACCGGCGCACCGGCCCTGAATGCCGATGCAGACGCCAAGGCCATTGAAGAGGCGCGCGCCAAGTCCGGAGCCGAACAGATCAGCACCATGCAGGTTCTGGAAGACGGCCAGGTGGTTCTGGTGAAGCTGGAAGGCATCACTCCCGTGAAGGCCCTGCCCTACGACATGGCGCGCAACAGCGCGCGGGCGGACCTGCTGGAAACCATGACCGAGGAATCCCTGAACAAGGCGGCCTCCGAACTCAGGACGGAACTGGACAAGGCCCCGGACGCCATTGAACAATTCAATGCCATTGCCTCCAAGGCAGGGGCGAAAACCGCCGCTTACGGCCCCTTCATCAATCCGAACATCCTTCTCAACAGCATTTACAGCCAGAACGCGAAGAGTCCGGAAGAATTCCAGGCCATCATGGACCAGGCCATGAGCTCCCGCCTGGCTCCCCCCAAGGAGCTTCCCGTTCCCCTGGAAGTTTTCGGAGCCTGCGCTCTCGTCAATCCCGGGAAAATGGCCCAGCCCATCGATACGGGGGACGGAATCCTGCTGGTCCAGCTGGTCAAGCGCGAACTGGAAGATACGCCCGAATTCCAGATCAAGGCCACGCAGCAGTATGCACCCGTTCTTTCCGCCCAGACCAGGGCCATGCTGATGATGGACTGGCTGAAAGCCTGCATCGCCAAGTACAAGGTGGAAATAGCCCCCATCGCCAACCAGCAGCGCTAACCCTCCCCGGTCATGACTGCCGCCGCCGTTTCGCATCCAGCCCTGGTCTGCACGCGGCGCATTGCATCCCGGCACCGTTTTCATGATGGCCCTCTTCCAGGGGCCATCATTTTTATTGCCCTTTCCGGAACTTTCTGACAACCGTCCTCCACCCCATGAACGCCCTTCCCTCCCAGTCCAGGTTCATCATCGGCACGGAAGCCTGCGAACGCTTCAGCTTCTACGGCATGAAATCCATCCTGATGCTGTACATGACCGGCCACCTGCTGATGAGCGAGAACTGGGCCACTTCCACGCTGCACATCTTCGTGGGCATGGTGTACCTGCTGCCGGTGGCGGGGGCGTGGCTGGCGGACAAGGTATGGGGACGGTACAAGACCATCCTGTACATTTCCCTGCTTTACTGCGTGGGGCACGGGGTGCTGGCCACCGCAGACCTGTTCCAAACCATTGAGGCGCGCCGCTACATCCTGATGGCGGGCCTCTTGATCATCGCCCTGGGGGCCGGCGGCATCAAGCCGTGCGTTTCCGCCTTCATGGGGGACCAGATTCCGGACAAGTCCCCGCGGCTGATGACCAAGGCGTTCAACGCCTTTTACTGGGCCATCAACCTCGGTTCCTTTTTCTCCTTCCTGGTGATCCCGGCCATGGAACAGCATTACGGCTACAGCTGGGCCTTTGCCGTGCCGGGCATCTTCATGGGGATCGCCACCTTCGTTTTCTGGCTGGGACGCCGCGAATACAACAAAATACCGCCCTCACGGAGTGCAAGCCGCGGCGGCTTCTGGCGGGTGCTCTTTACCGTCCTTTTCCGCGGGGGCTGGAACAAGGCAACTCTGCTCTGCGGGGAAAACGCCGTTACGGACACGCGGCACATCCTGAAAATCCTTTCCATTTTCGCGTTCGTCATCCCGTTCTGGTCCATTTTTGACCAGACGGCTTCCTCCTGGGTGGCCCAGGGCAACAACATGATTCCCATCTCCATTCCCCTGCCGGGTTCCGGAACATGGTCCATCGGCCCGGAGGAGATACAGGCAGCCAATCCCGTTTTCGTGATGATTTTCATCCCGCTCATCACCGTTTTCGTTTATCCGAACGTGGTGAGGCTCGCCAAACCGCTTGTCCGGCTCGGCACGGGCATCGCCCTGAGTTCCGTCACTTTCCTGATCGTGGCGTGGCTTCAGCACAGGCTGGAGTCGGGAGCCGTCATGTCCATTGCCTGGCAGCTCATTCCCTACTGCGTGCTGACGATTTCCGAGATTCTGGTCAGCACCACCGGCCTTGAATTTGCCTATACGCAGGCTCCCCTCCATTTAAAAAGCGTCATCACCAGCTTCTGGAACCTCACCATCTTTGCGGGGAACATGCTGGTGGCGGCCATCACCTTCTTCCTTTCCAACGGCCAGGCTTCCAACGCCATTTCCACGGACCGCTTCCTGCTGTACTCCGCCCTCGCCGGAATCGTCGCTGTAGCCTACTTTTTCCGGGCGCGCCGGTACGGGACAACAGACCCGGCATAAGCTATCCGGTTTCCCTAGAGACAGAAGACAGGATTTTGCGGACCCCCTCTCCGCCAAGCCGGGCCTTGCCCTCGCTGCGGCAGGGTTCCCATTGCCTGCGGCACCCGTCAACCGTGCGTTGCGGATTCCGGCAACGAACGGCCTGCTTTACTGTTCAGGTTGCATGCCATGTTCCCCTACTCCTGCCTTCATCAGGAAACCTCCGGGAACCATGGAACCAGTCCCGAGGCACAGGGAAACCGCCTTGTCTCATTCCTCCGCCCGATTTTTTTAAGGCAGGGAATGGGGCAAAAAGGTTACAGGCCGATAAAAACAGGTCAAAGAAATCCGTCCGTCCCCGGAGCGCCAGGAACGGGCAGGAAGAGGAAAAAACAAGGATCAGCGGAAGAAAGCCATTCCGTCAACGGCCGGCCGCCGCGGTTGCGGCGTCAGGATATTCTGCAATCGTTGAGCAGTTCGTCCATGTAGAAGGTCATTTCCGCCAGGGCTTCCCGGTATTCCGTCTGCGGCAGGAGCCACAGGATTTCACGGGCGGCCTCGTTTTTCTCCAGGGCCACCTGGATCGCCTTGTCCAGGGATTCCGCAAAGACGGGGTTGTCATGGAATTCGGAATAATCCACCGCTTCCCGGTTTTCAATGGCGTCGCGCAGGGTAGCTTCCACATTCCTGTCGCCGCATTCCAGCAGATTGAAAATGGGGAGGGTCAGCTTGCCCTTTCCGGCGTCCGTATGAAGGGTCTTGCCGGCATCGTCCTCATCACCCACCATGTCCAGGCAGTCGTCGTAGATCTGGTACGCCACGCCCAGCAGATCGCCCAGCTGGTACAGGGATTCCTCTACTTCCGGGGAAACGCCGGATATCCAGCCCGCGCCGCCCGTGGCGGCGGAGAACAGGGAGGCGGTCTTCTTGCGAATGATTTCAAAGTATTCCTCACGCGTCATGCTCAGGTCGTACAGCCGGCTGGACTGCGCCACTTCCCCCTGGCAGACGTTCCTGACGGTCTGCGCAAGCTTGCGGCAGAATTCCGTACTGCCGAATTCTGTGCCCAGCACCATGGCGTGGGAGAAGAGAACGTCCCCCAGCAGCACGGCCAAGCTGTTGCCCCACAGGGCGTTAGCCGTGGCTTCGTCCCGGCGCTTGTCGGCCTCGTCAATCACGTCGTCATGCACCAGAGAGGCCAGATGCACCATTTCCAGCAGCGCGCCCAGGCGGATGTGCTCCGGCTTGATTCCTCCCGTGGCCCCGCCCACCAGCAGCGTCAGCGCGGGCCGCAGCATCTTGCCCTTTGACTGGCAGACGGTTTCCATGTAGTCGGTGACTTCGGGATCAAAACATGCTGCCTGGGCTTCCACAAATTCAGAGACCTGCTTCAACTCCGGCTTGATCAACTGGAGATAATGCTTCTGGGATCGTAATTTTGAAAAGAACGGAATGGACATGATATGGGAACGAGGGACGCGCGGTCAGCGCTGGGGAATTGTTGCATATTTAGAGTTCTCTAGCAACGTATTTCACGGAATATCCGTGCATGAACAGACAGGATTTTTCCGAAACGCCGTCACGGAAACCCTGAAAACCGATGAACGATAAGGCTCATTTTGACCTTGAGCACGGGCATTTTCCTTTTACACTACCTTGTCATGAGAGTCTTGGTCTATGATTGCAGCGCAGGCATCAGCGGAGACATGAATCTGGCCGCCCTGATCGACCTGGGCGCGGACCGGGATATTCTGGAACGGGAATTGTCCAAATTGAACGTTCATGGGGAGTGGAAGCTGGAATGCCGCCGTGCCGCGCAGGCCGGCATCCACGGCATGCGGGTTGACGTGCTGGCCCATGAACACGGCCATTCCGGCCACAGCCACGAACACCACCACCGGACGATGGCGGACATCAGGCGCATCATCACGGAAAGCGGACTTCCGGATGCCGTACAGAAGACGGCTCTCTCCATTTTTTCCCTGCTGGCGGAAGCGGAGGCCCATGTGCACGGCACTACGCCGGACCAGGTGCATTTTCACGAAGTGGGCGCCGTCGATTCCATCATCGACATCGTGGGCGCGGCCATCTGCCTGGACCTGCTCCGTGCGGATGCCGTTTTTACGGGCCCCGTGGAGCTGGGCGGCGGCCGCGTCACCTGCCAGCACGGCGTGATGCCCGTTCCGGCGCCCGCCACCGCGCTGCTAGCGCGCCATTTCCAGTCCACCCTGAACGGCACGCCGCATGAGGCGACCACGCCCACCGGAGCTGCCTACATCGCCGCCGTGGCACAGCCCGCGCCTTCCCCGCTTTCCGGCCGCATCACCGCCTCCGGCTACGGCATCGGCCACAGGGAGGGCCTGCCCCTCCCGAACATCCTCCGGGTGATGCTGGTGGAGACGGAGGAACAGGATACGGCCACGGAACGCCTGACGGAACTGTGCGCCAACATAGACGACATGACACCGGAACAGACCGCCTACCTGGCGGAAAAGCTGATGGAGGCGGGCGCCCTGGACGCATGGCAGGAATCCATCTGCATGAAGAAGGGACGCCTGGCATTCAAGATCTGCGCGCTGTGCCTGCCGGAACATGCGGACCGGGTCAGAACCGCCTTTTTCCGGAACAGCAGCACGCCGGGCATCCGCCAGTATGACGCCTGCCGCCACATCCTGCGCCGGGAATGCTCCACCGTGCAGACCCGCCACGGCACGGTAGGCGTAAAGACCTCCTTCATGAACGGACGGCCCCACCACCGGAAGGCGGAGTTCGAGGATTGCAAGGCCCTGGCGGAAGCGACCGGGCTGCCGCTGGAAGAATGCCAGATGATGGGGCTTTTCCCCCACGACGACCATGACGAGTCCCGCCAAGATTCCCTTTGAACGGCTGCGCTCCGTCCTGCTCCCCATGGAGCGCGTCGCCGTCGCCCTGTCCGGAGGACTGGACAGCAGCGTGCTGCTGGTCGCCGCAGCCGATATTCTGGGCGCAGACCGCTGTCTGGCCCTGACGGCGGAAACACCCTACGTCATGCGGGAGGAACTCCGGGACAGCGCCGCCCTGTGCCGCCGCCTGGGCGTCAGGCAGGAAAAACTGGTCTTTCCCATTCTTCCGGAGATTGCGGAGAATCCCCCCCTGCGCTGCTACCTGTGCAAGCACGCCCTGTTTTCCGCCCTGGCCGGGCGGGCCGCAGAGCTCGGTTTTCCCCGGGTGGCGGACGGGTCCAACACGGACGACCTGGGCGACTACCGGCCGGGACGCAAGGCTCTTCACGAACTCGGCATTATCAGCCCCTTTCTGGAAGCGGGGATGGGCAAGGCGGACATACGCCTTCTGGCCCGCACCCTGAACCTGCCGGAAGACATCAGTGAAAAACCGGCCTATGCGTGCCTGCTGACGCGCCTGGAACACGGCCGCCCCGTCACGGAAAGCCTGCTGCGGCGCGTGGACGAGGCGGAAACTTTCCTGCGCTCTCTGGGGCTGAAGGGCTGCCGCGTCCGGGTACACGGAGAAGACCTGGCCCGCATTGAGCTTCCCGGCCCGGAACTCGGTCTGTTCCGCCAGGGCGGCCTGTCGGAAGCCGTCGTAAGCCGTCTCCGCGCCCTGGGCTTCCGTCACATCACCCTGGACCTGGAAGGGTATTCCCGGGGAAGCATGAACAAACCGTCATGAACAACATCACCGCCATCCTGCGCCAGCTTGAGGAAGGCCGCCTTTCCACGGAAGAGGCGGCGGAAAAGATCAGGGCTGCGGCGTCCCCCGCACTTTCCCACACGGACATCGACTACGACCGCCTGGAACGCACGGGATGCCCGGAGGTAATCTACGGAGCGGGCAAGACGCCCGTCCAGATTGAAGAAATAGCCCGCAACCTGCTGGACGCCGGGCAGAACGTGCTGGCTACCCGCTTGAATGAAGACGCCCTGCTCCATCTTTCCGGGGCCTTTCCGGAAGCGGACATGCATCCGGAGGCGCGCCTCATGCGCATTATCTCCTCCCCCCCTCCGCAGGCGGCGGGCTTCGTCGGCATCGTCAGTGCGGGCACGTCCGACCAGGCGGTGGCGGAAGAAGCCGCATTGACGGCGGAATTCCTGGGAAGCCGGGTGCGCCGCTACCGGGATTGCGGCGTGGCGGGGCTGCACCGCCTGGTGTCCCATCTGGATTCCATCCGGGAGGCCACCGTCCTCGTGGCCGTGGCGGGCATGGAGGGGGCGCTCCCCAGCGTGCTGGCGGGCCTGGTGAAGGCTCCCATGATCGCGGTGCCCACCAGCGTGGGGTACGGGGCCAACTTCCGCGGCGTGACCACGTTGCTGGCCATGATGAATTCCTGCGCCAACGGCGTTTCCGTGGTCAATATAGACAACGGCTTCGGCGCCGGATTCAACGCCCACCTCATCAACAGCCTCGCTTCCGGCTCGCGGTGACCGGAGAGGCCGCCGCGCGTTCCATGACGGAACCGCCGGTATCTGTCATGGACAGGCATGCCCGATGAGCGTTAAATGGACGCACAGCATCCCCGCCACCAGATCATGACCTTATCCCCCTTTTTTCACGGCCTGGCCTGTTCCCTGCTTGCG
This genomic stretch from Akkermansia biwaensis harbors:
- a CDS encoding DUF3472 domain-containing protein, with translation MRLFSATAVVCASLLAAVSFVHAQSPEVLAKRQCRSVHIRQDGHPAQAAALYNEVKARTSVPGTYFCAMNFDDGYIGFQEQSNGRKVIIFSIWDPVSHGDNPNSVPEEERTKLLKLGENARAGRFGGEGTGGQSFVDYPWEVGENMRFLVCIKKMGPFKEISGFYFNNKTNSWDLISKWKTHSSKKELSYSVGFVEDFMRNFESAKKARGAFFGPGFAYKDGKWFPSTGVTFTGDPTPSTNVMAEIQPNGSVLLQTGGETVMTDFKLFESRPLPQDVKPVPPGEDITRLVQEHTK
- the sufT gene encoding putative Fe-S cluster assembly protein SufT; translated protein: MLNQVVELKREVTAVQIPSGDVLTLPEGERVYITQILGGTYTVATDYGLARISREDADALGAEPVENSPETVGLDENATLEERVWDTLKCIYDPEIPVDIVDLGLIYDVTVTELENGLHHVAVKMTLTAPGCGMGPHLVMEAKDRIEALEGVEAADVDMVWDPPWNQEMVSEEGKMKLGLI
- a CDS encoding peptidylprolyl isomerase, producing the protein MLDFLRKHTIVIMAAMALVFVGLMFIGGDVSGGSLSGMFKQTFVTVDGKSYGEKDYVNMGQTGRNLAYSFSSSFAPLLQNHFATEQDLRNICYLMKTNNPNAAFLAYCGIIRREAERLGLTPSNAEIDEAICNIPEFLDDKGVFDPKKYDDFISMRGNQGKKLQEEILRGLMGDTMSLVRIEDVIAGGAAVEPNFAQAVAESENQQITVNTAFLEKSAFRPKTDPGEEEIKTFWDKHKENYRNEEARFFTVYTFTPEGDAKAPKPGDISNATMETMNLVENDIWEPLNATNGRNMDQTIGEALAKTPNVCKMEKKTYAAVTRKNAPEEINQPINQSASDGRSATLLDVVFSLTGAPALNADADAKAIEEARAKSGAEQISTMQVLEDGQVVLVKLEGITPVKALPYDMARNSARADLLETMTEESLNKAASELRTELDKAPDAIEQFNAIASKAGAKTAAYGPFINPNILLNSIYSQNAKSPEEFQAIMDQAMSSRLAPPKELPVPLEVFGACALVNPGKMAQPIDTGDGILLVQLVKRELEDTPEFQIKATQQYAPVLSAQTRAMLMMDWLKACIAKYKVEIAPIANQQR
- a CDS encoding MFS transporter, yielding MNALPSQSRFIIGTEACERFSFYGMKSILMLYMTGHLLMSENWATSTLHIFVGMVYLLPVAGAWLADKVWGRYKTILYISLLYCVGHGVLATADLFQTIEARRYILMAGLLIIALGAGGIKPCVSAFMGDQIPDKSPRLMTKAFNAFYWAINLGSFFSFLVIPAMEQHYGYSWAFAVPGIFMGIATFVFWLGRREYNKIPPSRSASRGGFWRVLFTVLFRGGWNKATLLCGENAVTDTRHILKILSIFAFVIPFWSIFDQTASSWVAQGNNMIPISIPLPGSGTWSIGPEEIQAANPVFVMIFIPLITVFVYPNVVRLAKPLVRLGTGIALSSVTFLIVAWLQHRLESGAVMSIAWQLIPYCVLTISEILVSTTGLEFAYTQAPLHLKSVITSFWNLTIFAGNMLVAAITFFLSNGQASNAISTDRFLLYSALAGIVAVAYFFRARRYGTTDPA
- a CDS encoding polyprenyl synthetase family protein; this encodes MSIPFFSKLRSQKHYLQLIKPELKQVSEFVEAQAACFDPEVTDYMETVCQSKGKMLRPALTLLVGGATGGIKPEHIRLGALLEMVHLASLVHDDVIDEADKRRDEATANALWGNSLAVLLGDVLFSHAMVLGTEFGSTEFCRKLAQTVRNVCQGEVAQSSRLYDLSMTREEYFEIIRKKTASLFSAATGGAGWISGVSPEVEESLYQLGDLLGVAYQIYDDCLDMVGDEDDAGKTLHTDAGKGKLTLPIFNLLECGDRNVEATLRDAIENREAVDYSEFHDNPVFAESLDKAIQVALEKNEAAREILWLLPQTEYREALAEMTFYMDELLNDCRIS
- the larC gene encoding nickel pincer cofactor biosynthesis protein LarC, which gives rise to MRVLVYDCSAGISGDMNLAALIDLGADRDILERELSKLNVHGEWKLECRRAAQAGIHGMRVDVLAHEHGHSGHSHEHHHRTMADIRRIITESGLPDAVQKTALSIFSLLAEAEAHVHGTTPDQVHFHEVGAVDSIIDIVGAAICLDLLRADAVFTGPVELGGGRVTCQHGVMPVPAPATALLARHFQSTLNGTPHEATTPTGAAYIAAVAQPAPSPLSGRITASGYGIGHREGLPLPNILRVMLVETEEQDTATERLTELCANIDDMTPEQTAYLAEKLMEAGALDAWQESICMKKGRLAFKICALCLPEHADRVRTAFFRNSSTPGIRQYDACRHILRRECSTVQTRHGTVGVKTSFMNGRPHHRKAEFEDCKALAEATGLPLEECQMMGLFPHDDHDESRQDSL
- the larE gene encoding ATP-dependent sacrificial sulfur transferase LarE is translated as MTSPAKIPFERLRSVLLPMERVAVALSGGLDSSVLLVAAADILGADRCLALTAETPYVMREELRDSAALCRRLGVRQEKLVFPILPEIAENPPLRCYLCKHALFSALAGRAAELGFPRVADGSNTDDLGDYRPGRKALHELGIISPFLEAGMGKADIRLLARTLNLPEDISEKPAYACLLTRLEHGRPVTESLLRRVDEAETFLRSLGLKGCRVRVHGEDLARIELPGPELGLFRQGGLSEAVVSRLRALGFRHITLDLEGYSRGSMNKPS
- the larB gene encoding nickel pincer cofactor biosynthesis protein LarB, producing MNNITAILRQLEEGRLSTEEAAEKIRAAASPALSHTDIDYDRLERTGCPEVIYGAGKTPVQIEEIARNLLDAGQNVLATRLNEDALLHLSGAFPEADMHPEARLMRIISSPPPQAAGFVGIVSAGTSDQAVAEEAALTAEFLGSRVRRYRDCGVAGLHRLVSHLDSIREATVLVAVAGMEGALPSVLAGLVKAPMIAVPTSVGYGANFRGVTTLLAMMNSCANGVSVVNIDNGFGAGFNAHLINSLASGSR